The following is a genomic window from Micrococcus cohnii.
GGCTCCTCTGGCCCCGGTGCGCCTGTGCGCACTCTGCGCGCCTGCGTCGCGGGACTCGGCCCGTATCTGGAAGGAGTGCGGGTGCGCTGGTGCCTCGGCCTGACGGCCGCACTGCTCGCCGGCCTGGCGGCCCTCGCGATCCCGCAGGTGATCCAGCTGCTCGTGAACCGGGTGTTCACCACGGACCCCGGCCCCGACGGCCGGACGCAGGTGCTGTGGGCGGCGCTCGCCCTCGCCGTGCTCGGCCTGGGCGAGGCGCTGTTCGTGTGGCTGCGGCGCGTGCTGGTGCTTCCTCCGGCGGCCGACGTGGAGAACCGCGCCCGGATCGCCCTGTACGGCCGGCTCCAGCGGCTGCCGGTCGCCTTCCACGACGCGTGGCCCTCCGGCCAGCTGCTCTCCCGCGCCCAGGCGGACCTGGGCCTGCTGCGCCGCTGGATCGCGTTCGGTTCGGTCATGTTCATCGTGGACTCGGCGGTCATTGCGATCGGTCTGGCGCTGCTGTTCGGGCTGTCCTGGCAGCTGGCCCTCGTCTACCTGGTCGCGGCCGCGCCGATCATGTGGCGCTCGTTCGGCTTCCGCAACGACTTCCGCTCCGTCTCCCGGCTCTCCCAGGACCAGGCCGGCGACCTGGCGACCACCGTCGAGGAGTCCGTGCACGGCATCCGCATCCTGAAGGCGTTCGGCCGGGGCGCGCACGCCCTCGACGGGTTCGCGGCGCAGGCCTCAACGCTGCGCGACACCGAGGTCCGCAAGGCCGGGATCCTCGCGCGCTTCATCGGGCTGGTGGTGGGCCTGCCGGAGCTGGCCCTCGGCGTCGGGCTGGCCCTGGGGCTGTGGCTCGTGGCGCGCGGCGAGCTGACGGTCGGCGCCCTCGCCGCGTTCTTCGCGACGGCGGCGGTTCTCGCACGCCCCGTCGAGTCGGTCGGGCAGCTGCTGGGCATGACCCTGTCGACGAAGACGGCGATCGACCGGCACCTCGACGTGATCTCCATCGAGCCCGCGATCGCCTCGCCCTCGCCGAGGGCCGCCGCCACCGGCCCGGACGCCACGGAGCCGGATCCGGCGCCGCGGGGGCGCCTGGCCCTGCGAGGCGTGCGCTTCGCTTGGCCGGACGCGGGCGCCGATGAGCCGGAGCTGCTGCGCGGCGTGGACCTCGAGCTGGCCCCGGGCGAGACGATGGCGCTGGTCGGCGCGACGGGTTCGGGCAAGTCGACGCTGCTGCAGCTGGTCCCGCGCCTGCACGACGTCACCGCCGGCGTGGTCGAGGTGGACGGGCAGAACGTGCGCGCGTTCGATCTCGACGAGCTGCGCCGCCGGGTCGCCGTCGCGTTCGAGGAGCCCACGCTGTTCTCCGCCAGCGTCGAGGACAATGTGCTGCTGGGTGCTCCCGCCGAGGTCCTGGCCGACCGGTCCGCGCGGGACCGGCTGCTCGAGACCGCCCTGGAAACCGCGCAGGCCGGTTTCGTGCACGCGCTGCCCGAGGGCACGGCGACCCAGATCGGCGAGGAGGGGCTGAGCCTGTCCGGCGGGCAGCGGCAGCGCCTCGCCCTCGCCCGCGCGATCGCGGTCCGCCCGCGGATCCTCGTGCTCGACGACCCGCTCTCGGCCCTCGACGTGCGCACCGAGGAGGCCGTGACCGCGCGCCTGAAGGACGAGCTGGCGGAGACGACGACCCTTGTCGTGGCCCACCGCCCGTCGACGGTCGCCCTCGCCGACCGGGTGGCCGTCCTGGAGGACGGACGCGTCGTCGACGTCGGCACGCATGCCGAGCTGCTCGCGCGCTCGGCGCCGTACCGGCGGATCATCTCGTCCACAGACGAGGAGGTGCGCGCATGAGCCAGCGGCACGAGGCGACGCCGAGCGAGGCCCGCAGGCGCGGTCTCCGGCGCGCGAATCCCGCCCGGCCGGCAGAATTTCGGACTCGCGTCCACGGGGTGGGCGCCGAGGACGTCCTCGAGTACACGAACGACGAGCGCGCACACGTGCGCCGCCGCTCATGGCGGCTGTTGGCCGAGCTCGCCCGGCCCGTGCGGGGCGCGCTCGCCCTGACCCTGGTGCTCGTACTCGTCTCCAACGCGGCCCGGGCCGCCCTGCCGATGCTCATCGCATGGGCAATCGACTGGGGCCTGCCGCAGGCCGTCGAGCACGTCGAGGCCGGGGACTCCCCCGCGCCCGTGCTGCTCGCGGTCGGCGGCGCCTACGCGGGGGCGGCCGTCGTCGCCGGCGGCCTGCTGGCCTGGTACCTGTGGCTCACGGCCCGAGCGAGCCAGCGGATGCTGCTGGACCTGCGGCTGCGGGTGTTCCGGCACACCCAGCGCCTCAGCCTCGAGTTCCACGAGACCTACACGTCTGGGCGCGTGATCTCGCGGCAGACCTCGGACCTGGAGGCCCTGCGCGAGCTGCTCGACCAGGGCGTCTCTTCCCTCGTCTCCGGCGCCCTGTTCATGGTCTTCACCGCAGCGTCCATCCTGCTGCTGGACCCGCTG
Proteins encoded in this region:
- a CDS encoding ABC transporter ATP-binding protein, coding for MRTLRACVAGLGPYLEGVRVRWCLGLTAALLAGLAALAIPQVIQLLVNRVFTTDPGPDGRTQVLWAALALAVLGLGEALFVWLRRVLVLPPAADVENRARIALYGRLQRLPVAFHDAWPSGQLLSRAQADLGLLRRWIAFGSVMFIVDSAVIAIGLALLFGLSWQLALVYLVAAAPIMWRSFGFRNDFRSVSRLSQDQAGDLATTVEESVHGIRILKAFGRGAHALDGFAAQASTLRDTEVRKAGILARFIGLVVGLPELALGVGLALGLWLVARGELTVGALAAFFATAAVLARPVESVGQLLGMTLSTKTAIDRHLDVISIEPAIASPSPRAAATGPDATEPDPAPRGRLALRGVRFAWPDAGADEPELLRGVDLELAPGETMALVGATGSGKSTLLQLVPRLHDVTAGVVEVDGQNVRAFDLDELRRRVAVAFEEPTLFSASVEDNVLLGAPAEVLADRSARDRLLETALETAQAGFVHALPEGTATQIGEEGLSLSGGQRQRLALARAIAVRPRILVLDDPLSALDVRTEEAVTARLKDELAETTTLVVAHRPSTVALADRVAVLEDGRVVDVGTHAELLARSAPYRRIISSTDEEVRA